The window AACCAAAAATGAAATCAATGATTTTCGTGAATTAGCCATTTTCAAAATGGGCGTTACCCTTTAATATCAATCATCTCCCTATTGTTTTACTACTATAGAACAATAGGGTTCCTCTAACGACCTCGCCAAATGTTTGACGTTTTACTTGATAGCCATAATAGCTGATTATTCAGCGTGAGAGGCTATCGAAAAAATGCACCAGAACAACCATGTTTTTGATTATTGATATTTATTGATTGATGCCCAAAAGGCGTTTTATGCTTAAAAGGGTCAATGTGATGGACGATATTTCAAGCTTAATAGAAAATGATATTAACGATAACACAGTCCCTAGTAAGGGGATCAAAAAATTAAAGCTTATTTATTTAGAGTAATATTCCACAAATAATTTAAATAAAAAGTGATTGATTTAAATTATCAACGTTAGTTTTTTATTAAAAAATAAAAATAGCCACATAGTATTTCTCTTTGTAGCTATTTTAATTAAAAAAAAGCAACAATGATTTAATGGCTAAAATCATTATCCAATATTTTTATATTAAATTTTTTACGCTTAAAAATTAAATATCACTAATTTATTTCTGACCATAATAAGCATTTTTACCGTGCTTACGTAAATAATGCTTATCTAACAGCACTTGCTGCATAGCACCCACCGTAGGCTGTAATTGGCGCGTAAATAAATTCATATAGGCAATCTCCTCTAAGACAACTGCATTGTGTACCGCATTGTCAGGGCTGGTTCCCCATGCAAAAGGGCCGTGGCTATTGACTAATACCGCAGGCACATCTTTTGCTGTAATGCCTTTTTCTTTAAAGGTTTCAATGATGACGTTGCCCGTTTCCCTTTCATAATCACCCGCAATTTCACTTTCCGTCATTAGACGCGTACAGGGAATTTCGCCATAAAAATAATCAGCGTGTGTGGTACCTAATGCGCTTAGTGGTTGCCCTGCTTGCGCCCAAATGGTTGCATGGCGCGAATGGGTGTGCACGATACCACCAATTTCGGGAAATGCTTTGTACAGGACTAGGTGAGTATCCGTGTCAGATGATGGTCGGTATTTCCCTTCAACCACTTTACCTGAATCTAATGAAACAACGACCATGTCTTCTGCTTGCATGGTTTCATAATCCACACCAGATGGCTTAATCACCATCAATCCAGCTTCACGGTCAATACCGCTGACGTTTCCCCATGTGAATGTCACTAAGTTATGTTTCGGCAAAGCGAGGTTCGCTTCAAAGACTTGTTGTTTGAGTTTTTCTAACATAATGATCCCCTAGCTATAAAATT of the Providencia rettgeri genome contains:
- the araD gene encoding L-ribulose-5-phosphate 4-epimerase — translated: MLEKLKQQVFEANLALPKHNLVTFTWGNVSGIDREAGLMVIKPSGVDYETMQAEDMVVVSLDSGKVVEGKYRPSSDTDTHLVLYKAFPEIGGIVHTHSRHATIWAQAGQPLSALGTTHADYFYGEIPCTRLMTESEIAGDYERETGNVIIETFKEKGITAKDVPAVLVNSHGPFAWGTSPDNAVHNAVVLEEIAYMNLFTRQLQPTVGAMQQVLLDKHYLRKHGKNAYYGQK